The segment GATTTAAGAATCTATCGTTTTCCATTCAAGAAGGTGAGACGGTTGGAATTCTGGGAACGAGTGGATGCGGGAAAAGTACCCTTCTCCGGGTGTTGTCCGGTCTGGATAAGGATTTCGAAGGAGAAATAAAAATAGCTGAAGCGGGCGAACAGCCGATTGGCATGATATTTCAGGAACCTCGGCTTATGCCCTGGCTGTCGGTCAAAGACAATATTTTATTCGGAAACAAAGATGTAAAAAATGTAGAAGTGCGGGATTATTTGGATCTGGTAGGGTTAAGCGATTTCGGGGATTATTATCCGAAAGATTTATCAGGGGGAATGGCTCAAAGAACCGCTATTGCCCGCGCGTTGATCGGGCAGCCGGCTGTGCTGCTTTTAGATGAACCTTTTAGCGCACTGGATGCATTCACAAAAATGCAATTGCAGGACTTGTTATTGGAAATTCAAAAAAAGCAGCTTTCCACGATGGTGGTGGTGACGCATGACATTGACGAAGCGCTGTATTTATGTGACCGCATCTTCATCCTTGGCGGACAGCCGGGTTATCTGCAAGCGGAATTGACAGTGGAAGCTGCAAAACCAAGAAATCGCGGAAGTGCACTTCTTGCAGAAAAGAAATCAGAAATACTTAATCTACTACAGAGTAAAAAGGTGGTCGAGTAAAATGGCAAACAGTACAATTATCCAACCAAATAAAGGGCATTATAATATCGCGGAAGAATTACCATCTTGGGAAGATTTCTCTTGGAAAGATATAGAGTCGAATTTCAGCTGGTCCCAAACAGGAAAAGTGAATATGGCATATGAATGTGTAGATCGCCATGTCGAAGCAGGATTTGGGGAAAAAACGGCCCTCCATTATATTGGAGAACAGGAAGAATACAAACTTACATATCGTGATTTGAAAGAAAAATCTGATCTATGGGCGACGGTGTTAAAAAAACGCGGGGTGAAAAAAGGAGACTTCGTATTCGTGTTTTTGCCGAAGCACCCCGATTGCCATATTGCCATGCTTGCAGCCATTAAACTTGGTGCTGTCGTCGGGCCGCTTTTTGAAGCATTTATGGAAGATGCCGTAAAAGAAAGAATCCAGGATTGCGGAGGCACTTTTTTAATCGCATCACCAGAACTGGTGAAACGGGTCCAGCGGGAACAATTGCCGTCTTTGACAACCGTCTTTATTACCGCTGAACCGGAACAATGTACAGGAGATGAAATTTCTTTATTTGAAGAAGCAAGGAATGTTGAAACAGAAGAAAATATTATTGAATGGGTGGACCTCGATCATGGATTGAATATCCATTATACAAGCGGTTCGACCGGTAAACCGAAAGGGATCATCCATGCACACCGGGCGATGATCCAGCAATACATCACCGGGCGATGGGTGCTGGATCTAAAAGAAGGCGATATTTATTGGTGCACGGCACATCCGGGATGGGTGACCGGGACCGTCTACGGAGTATTTGCCCCATTGCTGAACCGCACGACGACTGTCATTCACGGGGGCAGATTTGGCGCGGAAGAATGGTATAACATCTTGGAGCGGACGGGTGTAACGGTCTGGTACAGTGCGCCGACGGCCTTCAGAATGCTGATGGCAGAAGGGGATAAACTGATTAGCAATTACGACCTATCAAAAATCCGGCATATTTTAAGCGTGGGAGAACCGCTTAATCCGGAAATTGTGAGATGGGGAATAGAGACACTTTCAAACCGCATCCACGATACGTGGTGGATGACGGAAACGGGAGCCCAGTTAATCGTTAACTTACCATCTGAAGCGATCAAGCCCGGATCAATGGGAAAACCGTTCCCAGGAATTGAAGCGGCTATTTTAGGGGAGGATGGAGAAATTCTGGAAGCTGGAGCAGTCGGCCA is part of the Planococcus shenhongbingii genome and harbors:
- a CDS encoding ABC transporter ATP-binding protein → MLEVKEASRTFNNGLAGFKNLSFSIQEGETVGILGTSGCGKSTLLRVLSGLDKDFEGEIKIAEAGEQPIGMIFQEPRLMPWLSVKDNILFGNKDVKNVEVRDYLDLVGLSDFGDYYPKDLSGGMAQRTAIARALIGQPAVLLLDEPFSALDAFTKMQLQDLLLEIQKKQLSTMVVVTHDIDEALYLCDRIFILGGQPGYLQAELTVEAAKPRNRGSALLAEKKSEILNLLQSKKVVE
- the acsA gene encoding acetate--CoA ligase yields the protein MANSTIIQPNKGHYNIAEELPSWEDFSWKDIESNFSWSQTGKVNMAYECVDRHVEAGFGEKTALHYIGEQEEYKLTYRDLKEKSDLWATVLKKRGVKKGDFVFVFLPKHPDCHIAMLAAIKLGAVVGPLFEAFMEDAVKERIQDCGGTFLIASPELVKRVQREQLPSLTTVFITAEPEQCTGDEISLFEEARNVETEENIIEWVDLDHGLNIHYTSGSTGKPKGIIHAHRAMIQQYITGRWVLDLKEGDIYWCTAHPGWVTGTVYGVFAPLLNRTTTVIHGGRFGAEEWYNILERTGVTVWYSAPTAFRMLMAEGDKLISNYDLSKIRHILSVGEPLNPEIVRWGIETLSNRIHDTWWMTETGAQLIVNLPSEAIKPGSMGKPFPGIEAAILGEDGEILEAGAVGQLALKANWPSLMREVWKDPAKYSTYFPFDGWYLSGDLATIDETGYVFFQGRSDDMINSSGERIGPFEVESKLIEHPAVAEVGVIGKPDAVRGEIVKAFIVLNKEYQESKELLEELRLFVRSGLAAHAAPREIEFLEELPKTPISGKVLRRELKAREAKNSSDLLVNK